Proteins encoded in a region of the Anopheles aquasalis chromosome 2, idAnoAquaMG_Q_19, whole genome shotgun sequence genome:
- the LOC126569623 gene encoding muscle-specific homeobox protein tinman: protein MLQQGFYDATNPDNCSGSEANNNTPFSVKDILNMVESGGGAVDGYLSCQMESSSNHFSYPSYPGYEAPYHSSSDPYSMISHSYLSQAHHHHDVPYGPSSYDFSSPTGPASQTSGHLPPPHYSHVQPFVYHNAPLTASCVITPQATSSPALSSVASSNGSEQEQCYEGSTKTTSLSCSLNGSQQCSYQLQDVRSIMLGASPSLDDMPTTGSSPGHKIKVESFTTTGSTTCVTSEHVQELDSLCQMNNNNDDEIRQKESNTQLVTSSRCELRKNGKLRAKRKPRILFSQGQVLELERKFRQQRYLTAPERETLASILKLTPTQVKIWFQNRRYKSKRVQIEGSHSSSLKCDGSSNKCPSDSCSSSKDYEELSSLGTTSGAYGPPAFLGSSGSGSSGSLGLTAGLSSASSSGTAHPPPPPYSAYGIHYSDQYSTPPPLPASSANSSFYEQKATYW from the exons ATGCTGCAGCAAGGGTTCTACGACGCAACCAATCCAGACAACTGTAGTGGCAGTGAAGCGAACAACAATACGCCCTTCTCGGTGAAGGACATCCTCAACATGGTAGAATCAGGTGGAGGTGCCGTGGATGGATACCTCAGTTGTCAAATGGAAAG TTCGTCGAATCACTTCTCCTATCCCTCATATCCGGGCTACGAGGCACCGTATCACTCCTCTTCCGATCCGTACAGCATGATATCGCACAGTTACCTTTCGCaagctcatcaccatcacgatgTACCCTACGGACCGTCGTCGTACGATTTCAGCTCACCGACGGGCCCTGCGAGTCAGACCAGTGGACATCTGCCTCCTCCACATTACTCTCACGTGCAACCCTTCGTTTACCACAATGCACCTCTTACCGCCTCTTGCGTCATCACTCCGCAAGCCACATCCAGCCCTGCGCTCAGTTCCGTCGCTAGCTCCAATGGCTCGGAACAGGAACAATGCTACGAAGGATCGACCAAAACCACCTCACTGTCCTGCAGTCTCAACGGAAGCCAGCAGTGCAGTTATCAGCTACAGGACGTCAGGAGTATCATGCTCGGTGCAAGTCCATCGTTGGACGATATGCCAACCACCGGTAGCAGCCCTGGCCACAAGATCAAAGTGGAATCCTTCACCACGACCGGCTCCACGACTTGTGTTACCTCAGAGCATGTGCAAGAACTGGACAGTTTGTGCCAGATGAACAACAATAATGACGACGAAATTCGACAAA AAGAGAGCAACACCCAACTGGTAACATCATCGCGGTGTGAGCTAAGGAAGAATGGGAAGCTACGCGCCAAACGGAAACCTCGGATTCTGTTCTCTCAAGGGCaagtgctggagctggagcggaAATTCCGTCAACAACGCTACCTGACGGCCCCCGAGCGCGAGACGTTGGCCAGCATTTTGAAGCTAACACCAACGCAGGTGAAGATCTGGTTCCAGAATCGTCGCTACAAATCGAAACGCGTGCAGATAGAGGGTTCCCATTCTTCTTCGCTAAAGTGTGACGGCAGTTCCAACAAATGTCCTTCGGATTCGTGCTCCAGCAGCAAGGACTATGAAGAGCTATCATCGTTAGGAACCACATCGGGCGCTTATGGACCACCGGCGTTTCTTGGGAGCAGCGGATCCGGTAGCTCCGGATCTCTTGGCCTCACGGCTGGCCTTTCCTCGGCATCATCGTCAGGAACAGCtcatccacctccaccgccttACTCTGCCTATGGTATTCACTATTCTGACCAGTACTCCACCCCGCCACCACTTCCAGCATCCTCAGCTAACAGTTCGTTCTACGAGCAGAAGGCTACGTACTGGTAG